Proteins encoded in a region of the Lathamus discolor isolate bLatDis1 chromosome Z, bLatDis1.hap1, whole genome shotgun sequence genome:
- the CDC37L1 gene encoding hsp90 co-chaperone Cdc37-like 1 codes for MAVWLPRCRDGGSPSEEDKERGLAPASCQRLPEVQTYSQGIELACQKEKEFVKHSVECTWNLAEAQQKLGSLVLHNSESWDQECAQAKTEAAELRWREEEWRRKEEALNQRENQNLWNTDPVSKEVFNKSFINQKRKTEDEDVSETLMQKHEQKIRHFGMLSRWDDSQRFLSDHPYLVCEETSRYLMLWCFHLEAEQKRALMEQVAHQAVVMQFIIEIARSCNVDPRGCFRLFFQNAKTGEGYFEAFKNELEAFKTRVRIWSQSHGFQTMLVHDLSVNPGLVGQLTSFPQNTSGLQGSIDTDVCSFNSVIQRDEEESKMMDIV; via the exons ATGGCGGTGTGGCTGCCGCGCTGCCGGGACGGCGGCTCGCCGTCGGAGGAGGACAAGGAGCGGGGGCTGGCTCCCGCCTCCTGCCAGCGCCTGCCGGAAGTGCAG ACATACAGCCAAGGGATCGAATTGGcctgccaaaaagaaaaagagtttgTGAAGCACTCTGTAGAATGTACTTGGAACCTAGCAGAAGCCCAGCAAAAACTGGGTAGCTTAGTACTGCATAATTCAGAATCCTGGGATCAGGAGTGTGCTCAAGCAAAGACTGAAGCTGCAGAATTGagatggagagaggaagagtggagaagaaaagaagaagcaCTAAACCAGAGGGAAAACCAGAACCTATGGAACACAGATCCTGTTAGTAAGGAGGTCTTTAATAAG agTTTTAttaatcaaaaaagaaaaacagaagatgaaGATGTGTCTGAAACGCTTATGCAAAAACATGAACAAAAGATCAGACACTTTG GTATGCTGAGCAGATGGGATGATAGTCAAAGATTTTTGTCTGATCACCCATATCTTGTATGTGAAGAAACATCTAGGTATCTTATGTTGTGGTGTTTTCATCTAGAAGCTGAACAG aAAAGAGCTCTGATGGAGCAAGTAGCACACCAAGCAGTTGTAATGCAGTTTATTATAGAAATTGCCAGAAGCTGTAATGTGGATCCAAGAGGTTGTTTTCGTCTCTTTTTCCAAAATGCCAAA acaGGAGAAGGCtattttgaggcttttaaaaatgaacttgAGGCATTCAAGACAAGAGTGAGAATATGGTCACAATCACATGGCTTTCAAACTATGTTAGTACACGATCTCAGTGTCAATCCTGGTTTGGTAGGACAGCTGACATCTTTTCCACAG AACACAAGTGGTCTACAAGGTTCCATAGACACAGATGTCTGCAGTTTCAACTCTGTGATACAGAGAGATGAAGAAGAATCCAAAATGATGGACATAGTATAG